The sequence CGAGCTCATCGCcaccggggagacggccaggtatagATAAAGGAGCTCGCCCTGCTGAGGCTTCGTGAGTAATGGAAGGAAGGCGAGATAGCGTCTGAGCCCTTCAAAGACTTGTTGGCATTCCTCCGACCATAGGAAGTCCTTCGGTCGCTTAAGaaccttgaagaatgggaggcactGTTCTGCCGACTTGGAGACGAACCTTTCCAGGGCCGCAACTCGTCCGgtaagccgttgtacctccttgactatTTTCGGTGGCACCATCTCTTGCAGCACTCGGATCTTCTCAGGGTTCGCTTCCATTCCGCGTTGGGTTACCACGAAAccgaggaacttgcccgaggaaactccgaaggcgcacttagtgggttgagcttcatttggtacttcTTAAGGGtagagaatgcttcattgagatTGGCGATGTCATGCTCCGCCGTctggcttttcaccagcatgtcgtctaCATAGatctccatgtttcggcctatttgatctTTAACAacctggctgaccagcctttgatatgtCGCTCTGACGTTCTTCAACTCgaacggcatcactttgtagcagcagaggcccttgtcggtgatgaaggctgtcttctccTCGTCCTCAGGCGCCATTCGGATATGATTGTAccccgagaaggcgtccataaaggtCAGCAGCACCATTTTCTATTAGCTTTCTTCTGCCTTTTGGatagagtcgacgagctggtcgatcctGGGGAGGGGAAAGCTGTCTTTTGGACAAgctttgttcaggtcggtgtagtccacgcacatgtgCCATTTTCTATTAGCTTTCTTCATGAGGACTACATTGGCGAGCTAGTTGGGGTAGAAGACTTCTCGAATGAAGCCGGCCTCAAGGAGCTTGTCGACCTTCTCGGTCGCCGCTTGCTGTCGCTCTGGTGCAGAGCTCTGTTTCTTCTGCCTTACAGGCTTGCAAGTCtgtttcacctggagtcggtgaaccatAACTTCAGGATCTATTTCTGGCATATTTGTAGGCGAtcaggcgaagacatccatgttggACTGAAGAAACTCGGTCAGGCGATCCCGCTCGCGAGAGCTCAGGCCGGAGCCaatctgcacggttagctctagGCAgtcttttctcaaaaaaatttggatgaggAGCTCATCAGGTTCTACCTGTTCTTTCTGAGGCTCGTCCCGCACTTCCAGGGTTTCAATGGGCAGGACCTGGTCCGATACTCGGGATGGCATCTCAATTGATTGCTCTGCTCGGCTCGGTGCATTGGCCGGTTGTTTTGCTTTGAgagtcgccatgtagcattgcttagcTATCATCTGGTCCCCATGAGCCTCCCCTACTTCTTGCTCGGTAGGAAACCGCACGAGTAGATGGTACGTCGAGACCACGGCTCGGAGAGCGTTGAGCCCTGGTCGttcaaggatggcgttgtagaccgagggtaggcggaccacaaggaagtccgtcctcacggTGCTTTCTCGAGGGGCGAGCCCGATCGTGACAAGTAGGCTAATCTCACCTTCAACTGGAACTGAGTCTCTGATGAATCCGACCAGTGGAGCATTCATTCTTCGAAGCTGGCCTTCTGTTATTCACATTTTTTGGAAGGCATCATAATACAAAATATTtgctgagcttccattatcaaccaagacacgctttacatcaaacttatttatgaccatggagatgaccacagcgttaTCATGAGGAGTCTCAACTCCTTTTAAGTCCtcatccgagaacgagatggcttcagaaGTGCGTTGACGCTTCGGGGGGTCCTTTTCCCGATCAATTCTCCAGTCTAGCTTCCTTCGGCCGGACTCCCTTCGGCCGGGCCTCTTCCTATGgtattgatggtgccggcaatgggcctgttgtcatttGGATTTTCGGGCGGCGCAACATTTTCCACAGGCCTCCTTTCGTCGCGCCAGTTCTGCACGACCGGTTGAGCACTCCACGGCGAATGAGTGCCTCGATTTCATCCCGTAGTTGAAAATactcctctgtgtcgtggccgtggtctcgatgAAAGCGGCAGTACTTTCTGGAATAGCGCCGAAGTTCTGACTCCTGCATTGGGGGTGGAGGTTGGAAATAGTCTCGGCCTtctatctccatgaggatctctgcTCGGGGCGTATTAAGTGGAGTGTAGTTCTCATACTTTCCTGGGGGCATCTGCTGCCGATGTGGGGATCTCGGTCGAGGCTGCACCCGATGTCGAGGCGGACTCCTCAACCGAGGTAGGTTCTACTCTGGGCAGGTAGACCGACTTCTCGGGcgaccgcgctcctcgcggcaccTCTTCTATTTTTTCGAGTCCTGCTCGGTCgcgccccgcctggaggcgatggCCTCCTCAGCCTTCacatacttccgagctcgggccagcatttcggtgaagtcggcggaaaaattcttctcaatggagaagaggaacttGTAGGATCGAGCTTCTGTCTTCAGCgctgacatggctatcgactgatcGAGCTCGCAGACCTCCCAGGGTGCAGCGGTGAAGCGGTCGAGGTAGTTTTTgagggactctccctccttttgcttgATGTCGAAAAGGGAGTCCGACGTTCGCCgctggcgtcggctggcagcaaagttggtggtgaACTGCCTGTCGAGCTGCTCAAATGAGGAGACAGTGCTCGACTTCAGTCCggagaaccaaagccgggccgttcctcggagagttGTAGGGAAGGCTTTGCAGAGCACGGCCTTCGAGGACCCCTATAGTGTCATAAGGTCTCggtagctttccaggtggtcaagggggtcgGTAATCCCATTGTAGGGCTctacctgaggcattttgaatctTGGTGGGACCGGTTCATCCTCGATTTGGCAGAAGAAGGGTGACTTGGTGGAgaactcaaagtcaccctcGCGCCTTGCCTTCTGGCTATGGAGCGTCTCAATCTGGCGCTCAagtttctcgaccttcttgtcgagttccccACCCTGGAGGACTACCACGGTGGTCTGCTCCGGTGCTGGTtcgtccggagatgactcgggctCTGAGGGCTGTGGTTGTATGTCCGGGTTCCTCCCTAGTGGTTCTCTCCGGGGAGACACCCGGGTTGAGTCCTGGTAGTCGCGCTGTTCTCCATTGTTGACCCTCAAGGAGTCATGGGAATTTTGGCCTTGGAGAATCGGTTCATCCGGAGGGAGCACCGGTGGGATCTGAACCTGTGGAGGCGGCATAGGAGGGGCCTCCACGTGTTGCAGGCCTTAGACTATGGCAGCCAAGGCTTGAACTTGCTGCAGCAGTATATTGAACTGCTCCGGTTGGACTTGAGGGACTGGATCCGCCGGAGGCCTTGGCGGCGAGTTCTGGACCGAGCGTCTAGGACTTGGTGCGCGGTGGTGGGAGGCGTTAGAggctcctttgcttcttagcttcatggccatgactcggacccttcctctagcgccaattgTTGccggaaattggacccgggggtgaccaCTGGCTGAGGAGGGGGAGCTCCGGTAAGTGGCGCGTCGGCAGGATGCGTCCTCtaggggacctgcaaaaagccggtggccgggatttccggcgccagccctccgatgcttaagtcaaaggGGGGCTTTTGTATCTAAAGAGAGAAAGAGTCGGTATGCAGGAGTCTAAAGTCAGAATCCCCTTCGAGGGGAAgaagttccccttttataggggtgatacagggttacctgtgatgtgactgggagaattaatgagttaccatcatgattgggcgtgatcgtgtgaattaatgagttgTCGTGGATGACTAGACGGCGTCGAGTGAGTCaacgagttgccgtggatggcctgagattttgagtaagctggagatccatggagatcgtgcgcatttaattgttgacagtcgtTAAGGCGGAGATTGCGGGATTAGGTCATGAGAGAATGGGAGAGGAGCTTGATCCCCGGTGGAGTGAAGAGGTCTGCTTCATTCTTTGACTGGACCTTTTTCGGACTTAAAGTCGATCAAGGCCGCATGGctgggagctccgaggtcgggcgccttgaggGTTGCTGTCGTGGCGTCCGTCATCACATGTCGGCGATACATCCACGTCCTTCGGAGCAATCCATTTTTTCCCCAACAATAAGACACCAGACAAACTCATTTCACGAATTGTATGCTAAAAACTGGCTACTGGTAAAATGAATCTACGTCTGCTAAAGTATGTATATATTGGGATATTAAGAATGGAATTTGATTCTGTTAAGGGACACAGGTTTCCCGGAAAACAAAAATTTGAAAGCTCAGGAACATGACTTCCAATTGTCAGCTTATAATGACTACAAGGTGCCTACAACTTGGCGCCATTGCTGGATGCAGTCAATAATTAAATAGGTCGCAGAAGATAAGCTGAAGCTAATACGGTGAAAAATGAATTCTCCAAGCAACTCGGAGTGGTGAAAGTTCTCGCACTATTTTTAGTAGTCTCGGCCCTCTATTGCTGTGTTTTAGACAAAGCTCAGCCATAATCCACATGATGCTCATTTGGGAACGATTTGCAGAATTACTTGCAGTAATTGCAGACTACTTCCCTACCATTATAATGTGAAGGCTGTTGCCTGTCGCTGATGGCCCGCGTAGTCACAGGCATCATCTACCATATAGTTACATACACCATGTCTGCTGAGAATTATATTATcaataattttaaaagaatttgtGAATTAAGTTAATGAAAATTCTTGAAAAGATGTCAAAGAATccttaagcaaataaaagcaTTTTAGATTGATTAATAAAGTTTCACTAGTTTGTAGAATATCATAATTATGGGCAGATTTTGCTATCTAGACCAAAATTATATATGGATTTTAAGGACTTATTTACATGGACTTCTTAAAGTTAAGTGGATCTTGACATCAAACTTCCAGTTAGCATAGACTCAGCGAAATACCTTGAAGTCACGTTTTGGTAACcgcctccacctcccttccctcccttcccttcctcgtAACTTTTCTGACCATTTTGAGAGaaatctaggagaaaacctgAACAGCTTGCGCctcatttcttttttgtttttactaTGAATAAAGAATGTCAAACGCTAAAGGCTCATTTGTCGCCAACCAAATCTAGGTTTGCTGTGTCGGAATCAAGGCCCGGACTGGTTGCTCGGCGACACGAATCGATACACCCCCATACCGTTCCATGCTAGGCCCATACTGACAGACGAGAAGACAGGAGAGAGGAAAACAGAAAGAGAACggggagagaggaagggagaaagAGGGTGGCGGTGGCCAGCGGAGGACAGACGGAGCCCCTCCTCCACGACCCTCTGCACGCTCGCCGGCCTCcgctcttccttccttccttcctcccctacttgttctttttcttttcctctcttctattcttctccccctttgagCACTCGTTAGCCTTCGCTCTTtcttcccctccctctccctccccctagcctcactctcttttctttcctcgAACCGCCCAATTCAAAACACTTCCGCTAACCTTAATTGGGAGTAATCTAgcatagaaaaaataaattgtgTCAGTTACTATGCTTAGCTCAAAAAGTGGAAGAAAGTGATTAAATGGTAGAtctcatatttattttctaaaagagAAGGTAAAACAAATACCACCAAAAGGATGATATTTATTTTTCCATGCGGGATTACTGAATGATAGTAATCTAAAATTATCATATCTTAACGAAAATGCCCTCGCTTatgttatattaatattatattaattatcttatataattaatatttattatagtgatattatattcatatattataaatataataatatacttatttaataatatttaataagccaatatatttattaatcaatattaATTATTAGTAAATAAATAACAACTATTTATTAATTGTCAATAACATCAGATTTATTAgtgattaatatatttatttatataccacaacatactaaaatttatttataataaaaaatatattttctaatatatgtataattaatttattaactcATGTgaatagtttttatttttaaaagtattGCTGAAAATTTGATAACATTTTCATATAAGATTACCTCCTCCAACCAAACATAGTATTCTTTTTCCAATGCCATTTTCTGAAATACTCTTCCAACAATTAAATATGGTAAAATTTGTTTTTCTCTATAATAATTTTTACAAATAAATGATTCTAAGGAATCGTAAGACCCTATAATCTGATATACCTCAATCAAAAGGACCTAAGATATTAGGTTAAAAACTCTTCGAAAAATAAAGGAGCAAATACGACCAGCTTAATAGACAACCGCAGCTGAACATTCTTTTTCAGGATCACTTTTGGGTTCAATATGCCGTGTACCTTCTGACCTTAATAGTTATCATATTGTTgatggaaaaaaatataaattcatcAAACATCATAAATTGCGTTAAAATATTGCAACATGAAATAACAAATCACATGTATAAGATCTCTGCAAAACCAATTGCGTCTGCTGGCCTTGGAAAagaaattagaacttaaaagcCTGTTATATTATGTGTACCACTTTGCGGATAAATAACACAGGTTAACGCATTTTATAATGTTGAGTTCTGGAAACCTGGCAACGCTGCCCATTTAATGAATACTTGAGCATAATCTCAATATCCCGAGGATTTTTCTTGTTGGGCTCCACGGTCATGCTCCCAACCAATGCTTCTCCCTCACAAATGATCAGAACATCTTCAAGATACAGGACAGTTTGCTTCCAGTGGGTAGTCTTCGATCTTGGCCCTGCAGAAAAGAGATCATCAATCTTCATGGCAGTCTATTCATCAGAAACTATCAAATTCAAACATATGCAGAGAGATCCATGTAAAACCAATAATGTGCAGCCCAGACCTGACCATCTAATTTTCTGAACAATGAGATGATCCTAGTCTTTAGGGATGATGATGCACAATTAAGCCTATAACCTGCATCATTCCTTTCAATCAAGTATATGATGCTGTATTTTAACCAAGGTAAATAATGACAATACATCTTATATTACAACTGTTTATTACGGTGTATGATGGTTCTAGAAACTATACCTGTCAACTATATCAATGGCACAAACCACCTGCTCACCACGCTAGCCTCTCAAAAAGTGTGATAACTTATACAGCTCATTTATTTAACTAGTCTCCAGACCCCAAGGACCACGGACGCTATCAAGATTCAATTTAATATCAGGTGAATTCCCATTTTACTAGCAAAGTTTATAGTTGACGGGAAAGCTTTTCTAGGTGGGAACATGACTTTCAGTTATTTAAACAATGCTGTTAATGAATTTTACCCATTTATATAAGAACTTTTTTGAGGCATAATGATACAGTATTATTTCCTGCTGTCGGGTCCGGTGAACTTCTTCAGGGGAGATGCGAGTTGAGTTTTGGATACAAGGCAGCAGTTGTAAAATTCCAAAATgtagaaataaagaaaatgacATGGTACTCATGTCAAAATGCACTACCCTTTTCATAAATGCAAGCCAAGCTTGCACGCAAGCTGCTGGAAGCCACAGTACACAATAAATCCAGAACATAAAATCTTCCAAGATGGTTCACAATTCTAGCTAAGATAGAGAAAAAGAACCTGTAGAGAATCCCGTCAACTTGTGACACTTGGTGAATGAGACATCGAAGTAAGCCACAAGAGCATGGATGTAATCATTACGTTGTGCCACAAGTTTAAATGGTGCTGTGAAAGAGGCATCCCCTGGAGCCATTTTTGAAATATCCATTGTCTGAAAGTAATGAGCAGGGGAAAAAAATGAAGTAACCCATTTAATCAAAGGAAGAAATAAGGAGACAGaaataagggaaaaaaaaagatcaactaAATCACCTTGAGCAACTGACATTTAGTGACTATTTGATTGTGGTCCACAGTATCAACAAGCGGTTCCATCATAGCCAGTTTCTTGATGCAACTCATGTCAAAGCCATATACCTTGTTCCAGACTGCAGAGTGATGATATGCCATCAGAAACAGAATTAACTGTAAGGACAGAGCGTCTGCAAACAAACTTCACAGCATGTTTGAAAGGAACGAGAAGCTCAACAAATGTTGCAGGGATATAATGTTCACATGCAAGGGTGTCGGTGATTATAAGCATGCACaaaccataattttttttttaagaaggaGCTCACATTCAATCTTGTCTTCCTTATATTCAGCATCCTCAATTGCAGTCAAATATAGAGAGGCTTTGTCTGGTAGCACAATTCCATCATTAATCTGCATGATAAAAGGGACGGAGAAAAACCAAATAAGTGACGTTCCACCTACTCTCTGATAAGTAGCATTCAAGCAATATGGTGATCAGAAATTATGAAAAAAGCATTTAATCTCCAGATGATACTGAAATGAAGTGGCGCACCTAAACATAATCAAGTAACCAACGTCTGTTGTGCCGATACCGGGCCCTATATCGGTTGCCCGGCGACACAGATCGGTACCGTCCCATGCCGTGCCGGCCCAGTAGAGAAAGaacgagagagaggaaaaaagagagagtggaggagggaggaaaagggagaggaaagaagagagaggccgGCCGGGACTGGCCGACGGAAGCCTAGGAGCCTCTGTACGAAGGAGGCGGAGGCCGGAAAGACGCGAAGACAGGACTCCACTCCGGTCCCATGTTTCGTTCAAAACAGGGGCCCCCTCCAGGCTCCTTTTATTTTTGCGGATTTTAAGTTGAAGCCGGCAAACCTATTGCTAACTTCACTTAATTTTGCGGACTTGAACTTAAAATccataaaaataaaagagaccCCCCCTCTGGGCCCCTATTTCAAACGAAACAGGGGACCGAAGCGGAGCCCCGCCTCCGCGTCTCCTCGGCCTCCTCCGCGCGGAGGCTCTCCGACCTCCGTCGGCCGGTCCCGGCcggcctctcttccttcctctccctctccctctccctccctctttctttctctctcattttctctttttttcttttcctttcccccCTCCGGCGACAGCATCTTGGTTTCTTTGTAGAAACCATCCTGGTCTGCCGCTGGTACGGCTTGGGTTGTCCCGAACCGGGCGGTTCGGAACGGTTCCGCCGACCATGCAAGTAACTATCTACAACCATAAATATTCAAATAATTATCATTACTATAAATCTTATTGGTTATGCAAGGGTCAGTTTCCAGTGACTGGACTCTAGGTATTTTTGTAAGTATAATCATATTTCACTAAAGTTTCAAGTATCAATGTCAGTGGGCATGGTGATCACCCACTGGCATGGTACATGCTGTGCTATATCGGCATACATGTCGCATTGTGGCCTaacaaataaaagtaaaaagatCCCTTTTGtaattaaagaatattttaaaagtttttttctaataaaaaaGATTAAATAGGTGGCATGCCAAACTGCATGGGGTGCCAATATTGGCGAGACCCAATGTGTGATGACAAGCACAGACTAGCACTTGAAACCACATACTTCGCATAGCTAAGGTGATATAATGTAATGAGGTTGAGTTTAGATCAAAGTAGCAGTATGATATGACAATTTTCACACACATTGCCATTATGTGAGAGACCTAACTATCCCGAACAATTAAACCACAAAATTTGAGTGAGCTGCATTCTCATGTAATTAAAAATTCAGCTAAGTCAGTAAATGCTAGACATTCAACATCATTTCATGATAATTTACCAGTGATGTCCTATACAACTGCCTCATAAATGAAAAGCATTTTCTTTGACTTATGCTATCACAATCTTGCAAAAACTGTTAGGATGGTGACAAGTGGAGCATGCAAGTGCCAAAATCGACCTACATGTTTAATTGATTACTCCCTTTTAATAGGCTACTCCACTCAACTAAGCTTTAATGACAAACTAGATGGGGTCGGCTACATGAATCATTTTCCTTCATTCTACTCGGTTTAGGGCCATATTTCCGAAATATGTTAAGGCATCAAGTCTTAGTTGAGTAGGCTCCTACTTTCAGTAGGCCACTACTTtgctaaaatatatttttgatctGATTGAGGCATAGCAATGTCCATGCCCATGTTTACTCTCAGTTTTGGCCTAATTTGGTCAGGCCTAAAACTTCTTATATGCACTGGACTTGGTCCTAGCAAGGCCAGCTAATATGAACACATGGCAAACTCCAACTGTCAGCGGGTTAGGATCAACCTAAATAAACCAGCTGACAATCCCTAAGCACATGGCAATATCCAACAATCAGAAGACCACTGTGAGCTGCATGAAATTTGAACTTCATGTGACACATGAAAAAGGAAGTAAAATGAATGTAAAGCATCACTTACAAGCCATTTATCGCGTGCATATAACACCGTGTTCAACATATTCTCAAAGAGTAAGAAATAACCCATCCACTCAGAAATGATTACATCAACATGGGTGACCGGAAGCTCGATCTCTTCAACCTTTCCCTTCAAGATTGTTATGACTGtaacatttaataaagaataaTAAGATGCACAGCAGTGAcagaatataaaattataatatgAAGTAAAGAATCACCATTAGAAAATCCATTTGCTTGAACAATTTCTTTTGCCATATCAGCCATGAGGGAGCACTCTATCTGCAGAAGGgttttgattgcaattggattaacAACATGATGAATTAATTATTGATATAAAATAACCTGAAAATTGAAACAAGCACGAGTGATCATCAGGGGAAAAGAATTCACGCTGCATGACAGATAGTTAATAGACCATCTAGGACAAAAACATCACTTCATATGCTACAAATGGGAAAGAATCCTCCTAGATCCAATTTGGCTACATGCACATGGAATTCACCAGCCACCTTGGGAAGTCCTTCCACCTTGATGTCAAACTATTGAATTAACACATTTCACAGCCTAAAATACTATTAACACCATATGGAACATCTAAATCAAACTTCAGATAAATGACATATTCATTTTCATCTATCAATGaggtatatttttaaaaaaacttcttCAATTATAGCTCTATTAGTTCACATATTAATCAAAATCGAATTGAATAAGCAAAGCAAGTTCATACAAAGTCCATTACAAACATAATCATTGTAACAACACAGAGGACTATTGGCTCCACTACCAAATTGATAATACATGGACCTTAATATAAAATCCAAACTTCTAACAGGAAAAAGTTTAAAGAGAAGAATAAGACAGATGTCAAACTGCTACAAAAGAAAAACTTCCAAATAATCAGTATCCaagttaaaaattttcaaacacCTTAAAGccttatatacatacatatatagaagaaaaaaaatctaaacaaaatcctgataaatCTAGGACTTTCCTGAAGCAAGTTTTTTTAAATCCTATTTAAACTAGCAGCCGAATGAGACAAAATTTAAAGCTTTCATACCGAGAAACTTATAAACATAATACATAGTTCTTACTTAATAGTTCCAGTACAAGTATTACTCGCTATAAAAACCCTTCAGCACACTGCTCTGATCCTTTTGTTTCAGTTAACCCCTCCATAGAATCTTCTactcctgcaagcaagccttgcCACTAAATCATATCTTGCGACAAGCTTTCATTCTGATGATATGAGGTTTGTTAGTTAGATACTACTCTGATGGTGGTTCTGATCAAACCCCAAGTCATCACAATCTGAAGGTTCTTCAGACCTTATCACTACTTTAGCGTGACTGTACCTTAGTCTTCCTTCCTCTTAACTAGGCCCTTCAGTGTCACCTTGACCATGGTAAACTTGGCACAACTGAACCTAATAACTCAGCTGTTGAGCAATCTGACTGCTCATCTCTCAAAAGCAAGTGACTAGAAGCATATTTAGAGAGCGCATAGGTCCTCAGCCTTCCCAGGTCAGTCAACCTTGTTGCACATCAAAACCATATGCAAGCAAGAAAGCCAAAAAAAGAGACTTAAAGCACAAACAAATAGGAAGGAAACCTACCGCATATACATGTTTTGCTCCTGCCTTTGcacagaaaagagaaagaattccAGTTCCTGCACCCACATCAAGAACCACCTTGTTCTTGAAGAGAAAGGTGTTCTGATAAATGACATTCTGATAAGTCTTTGTCCTGACAACATCTTTCAACATTTCCTGCAGGATGAATACAGTCACTTGAAGCATTCCAAgcgctaaaataaaataaacatttcAACAAAATGTAACAAACACCttaaaaacttagtgatggctATGCAACACATTACATGTAGCATCCTAAACTCAGAAGATTCACTCAGATAAACCTCTTACTTGAGCTGGTTTATAACCACCAAGTTCATGGTTGCAGGATTATCATTTTATGGAAGGATTTCTTATAATAAGATTTTCTCCTCAAAAACAAGGACAAGAAGACAGTAATAGGAAACAAGCAACATAGAATCTATTCACAGAAAACATGATTGATCATATGCAAGTAACATGCATAATTGTTATAGCTCTCAAAAGATGCATATCTATTATTTGATCTTTCTAGTCATATTGGTTGATATATGCAATTAGCATACATAATCACTATAAcactcaaaagatgcatacccATTATTTGATCTTTCTTGTCATATTGGATAAATCAACCTTAACTCACCCTAACAGCAAAAAATACTGTTTGAAAGGAAAACCGGGAAAAATTTAATCTGAAATCAaacttaagaaaagaaaaaagttgcCCTAAAACCAACTGCTTCTGTGAAACAAGACAAGTACTCCTCAAGATGAGATGAATACAGTCACTTGAAGCATTCCAAgcgctaaaataaaataaacatttcAACAAAATGTAACAAACACCttaaaaacttagtgatg is a genomic window of Phoenix dactylifera cultivar Barhee BC4 chromosome 4, palm_55x_up_171113_PBpolish2nd_filt_p, whole genome shotgun sequence containing:
- the LOC103721823 gene encoding probable protein arginine N-methyltransferase 1 isoform X1 is translated as MGRRKGGNKNPDPGGGQKGSSSNGLLDAATRMSIAGGEEVDEVMEERIDSSNLENPPASLALIGSDKTSADYYFDSYSHFGIHEEMLKDVVRTKTYQNVIYQNTFLFKNKVVLDVGAGTGILSLFCAKAGAKHVYAIECSLMADMAKEIVQANGFSNVITILKGKVEEIELPVTHVDVIISEWMGYFLLFENMLNTVLYARDKWLINDGIVLPDKASLYLTAIEDAEYKEDKIEFWNKVYGFDMSCIKKLAMMEPLVDTVDHNQIVTKCQLLKTMDISKMAPGDASFTAPFKLVAQRNDYIHALVAYFDVSFTKCHKLTGFSTGPRSKTTHWKQTVLYLEDVLIICEGEALVGSMTVEPNKKNPRDIEIMLKYSLNGQRCQVSRTQHYKMR
- the LOC103721823 gene encoding probable protein arginine N-methyltransferase 1 isoform X2, encoding MGRRKGGNKNPDPGGGQKGSSSNGLLDAATRMSIAGGEEVDEVMEERIDSSNLENPPASLALIGSDKTSADYYFDSYSHFGIHEEMLKDVVRTKTYQNVIYQNTFLFKNKVVLDVGAGTGILSLFCAKAGAKHVYAIECSLMADMAKEIVQANGFSNVITILKGKVEEIELPVTHVDVIISEWMGYFLLFENMLNTVLYARDKWLINDGIVLPDKASLYLTAIEDAEYKEDKIEFWNKVYGFDMSCIKKLAMMEPLVDTVDHNQIVTKCQLLKTMDISKMAPGDASFTAPFKLVAQRNDYIHALVAYFDVSFTKCHKLTGFSTGYRLNCASSSLKTRIISLFRKLDGQGQDRRLPTGSKLSCILKMF